The genomic stretch GAACCTGAATTTTGTCGGGATGAGTTGCTTTATTTTTGCTTGTTAAATAATTTTTGCTACCGCAGCTACTGCATTTTAAATTAATCTTGACTCTCACGCGATTTCCTTAACTTTCAAATATTTTCTAAAATTGATAAGGCTCCACACAAAGTTTACAAAGACAATCAAACTTGTCACATAAAAGACTGAACGGTATCCCATACCAGTCGCAATGGCAGAACCAACAAATGGTCCAACGACTTGTCCAATATTCATAAACATTTGGTTATAGCTGAAAATACGTGAAATTCCTTCTCTTGGCGTGATTTTAGTCAGTAGTGAGTTAACACTTGGCATCAGCGCACCTGTACCAAAACCGTACATGAAACGCACAATTCCGAGTTCAAGTGAATTTCTGGCAAGGGCACACAAGACGTACATACTAAAGCTATAAAATAGAGCTATCAAAAGTAGTCTATGATTACCTATTTTATCACCAATTTTACCAAGAGTCGAGCTCGATAACATACTTGAAAAACCAAGAGCAGACACAATCAGACCAGATACAAACATCAAATTCTCAGTTTGTCCAAGATTTCGAATGTACAACGTCAAGATTGGGGCAATAGATTGTGCTGAAATTTGGATAATCATACTTGTTACAAAAAGCCCGATTAGAATTTGCTTGTCTTTAATTGATGAAAAGAGTTCTCGAGTTGACATAGCATTGGCCTTAGCCACAGGTTTGAAATCTTCTTTAATCAAAAAGACTGTCAGCAAATTACAGATTAACAAAATAAAACCGACCAGTAAAAAGACTTGTCGAATGCCTAACCATTCAGCCAACACTCCTCCAAGCAAGGGGCCAATTAGACTCCCACCAATCATCCCAGTCGCCAGTGTCCCAAGAGCATAACCTGAGCGATTTTTAGGAGCTTGACTAGCAATCAAGGCTGTTGAGTTAGGAATGTATCCTGAAAAAAGACCGTTTAATAGCCTCAGTGCTAAAAGCCAAAAGACATTAGGAACAAAAGCCAAGCCACCCATTGTAAAGGTCATGACCAAGCTTGCCCTAACCATCATCGGTTTACGGCCATATCGGTCAGCGAGCCGCCCCCACACCGGAGCAATCAAAGCAGAGGCTAAAGCTGATAAAGATACCGCTAGACCAGCGTACCATTCAACTTTATTTTTGGGAGCGCCTAGTTCTTCTACATACAAAGCCATAAATGGCATAACAAGCGAAAAGCTTGCCCCAGTAAAAAAGTTACCAAGCCAAGCCACTCGTAAATTTTGTTTCCAATTAACTTCGTTACTTATGATTGTTCACCTTCTTTTCAAAAAAACGTCAATTGCTATTATAGCACATTCCAAAAGAATTACTAAAAACTTGCTACGCAAAACGTTTTCCTGAAAAATATGCAGAAAATCAGACGATTTTCCAATCATTCATCGCCTATAATTCTTGCAAAAGCTGATTGATTTGTGCTTTTAATTCCGTAAGGTCACCACTGTTATCTAGCAATTTGTCAGCATAAGGCTTTTTAGCTTCTGTCGACATTTGGCTAGCCATGCGTTTTTTAGCTTCTTCTTTTGAGAAATGATTACGCATCACCAAACGCTCCAATTGTGTTTTCTCATCAAGATGAACCAACCAAATATCATCAAACCACTCCATATAATCATGCTCAATCAAAAGCGGAATATCCATAAAAAAGACATCTTGAGTCTTAGCTAGTTCATCTCGTCTTCTAGCCAACTCTTCTCGGATAATACCATTTTGCAGACGCGACGACTTTTCTAGCATATCTTTACTTGAAAAAATCAGCTGCCCTAATTTTTTACGATCGAGTTCACCATTTTCTTGAAGAATCTCACTGCCAAGCCAGTTACAAAGGGCTTGATAAAGTTTTCCACCTTTCGCCTGAAGTTCGTGAACCACCTGATCAGCATCAATCACTTGATAGCCATGTTTTCTGATTTCAGCAACAACGGTTGACTTTCCAGAAGCAATCCCGCCTGTAATTCCAATAATTTTTGTCATCGTTTTTGACAAGCAGGACAAAAATGCGTCCCGCGACCTCCTACTTTTATTTTTTCAATTGGTGTGGCGCAACGCGGGCAGGGCTCATCCGTTTTTCCGTAGACTTGTAAATACTCTTGCATTGTCCCATTTTCACCAAGCGCATTTTGGTAAGTCCTGATAGTTGAGCCGCCTTTTTTAATCCCAAGTTGTAAGATACGGATAATCTCATCGTGAAGCAAATTGATTTCAGCTTTTTGAAGACTATTTGCTTGGCGTTCAGGATGAATTTTAGCTGCCCAAAGTACCTCATCCACATAAATATTTCCAAGACCAGCCACCAAAGTCTGGTCTAAAAGATAAGGCTTTATGAGTTTTTTTGAAACAGACAATTTTCGAGCAAATTCTGCCACATCAAAATCTTCCTTAGTCGGTTCAGGACCTAATTTTCTTTTTTGGAAATAAGCCACAACCTGACTTTTAGCTATTAACTCCATGGTTCCAAATTTCCGAACATCCTTATAAACCAAAGTCGACCCATCATCTAAACCAAAAAAGATATGAAAATGTTTATCCTCAGGAACCTGGTGTTCAAACAGCAAATATTTTCCTTCCATTCTCAGATGAGAAATAATCACTTGCTCATCTAGGTTCAGCAGCAAGTACTTCCCACGTCTACCAATCGACTGAATGGTTTGACCAAGTAAATCAGACTCAAAAGCACTTAAATCCGTTTTAACCATTTTCGGCACACGAACATCAACCGATACAATTTTTCGCCCAACAATCAAACGCTCAAGACCACGACGAACAGTCTCAACCTCAGGTAATTCCGGCATAATAATACGATACCAAGCCGTTAAGCGACTCAAAGAAAAATAGGAAATGGGACGACGGTGATAAACACCTAGTCACCATTTATCTTTTTTCAAAGAGTCGTAGGCGGGTTCTAGTCAACCAACCGCTTGGCGCTCCTTTCTAAATATTATTTGAAAAGAGGAGGTGCTTAAACGACACCTCCTAATTAAATGACCTATTAATATTCTTTCTCGTTGTAACCAAAGTCAGCGAGGTCAAGTTTTTTATCACGCCAGTTTTTCTTAACTTTAACCCAAGTTTCAAGATAAACCTTGTCACCAAGCATAATTTCAATATCACGGCGAGCCATTTTACCAATCTTCTTAAGCATAGCGCCTTTTTTACCGATGATAATACCTTTTTGGCTGTCACGTTCAACCATGATTGTTGCACGAATGTGAACCTTGTCTGTCTCTGGATCACGTTTCATTGAATCAACGATAACTGCAACAGAGTGTGGCACTTCTTGTTCGGTCAACTTCAAGATTTTTTCACGAATCATTTCTGATACCAAGAAACGTTCTGGGTGGTCAGTGATTTGGTCTTCAGGGAAATATTGGAAACCTTCTTCCAAATTATCTTTTAAGATATTAAGAAGTGTTTCAACATTGTTTCCTTGAAGAGCTGAGATTGGCACAATTTCTTTGAAATCCATTTGACTACGGAAATCATCGATTTGTTCCAAAAGTTGGTCTGGGTGAACTTTATCGATTTTGTTGATAACCAAAATAACTGGAATTTTGGCAGCTTTCAAACGTTCGATAATCATGTCATCACCTTTACCGCGTTTTTCGTCAGCTGGCACCATGAAAAGCACTGTTTCTACTTCACGAAGTGTGCTGTAAGCAGACTCAACCATGAAATCGCCAAGTGCTGTTTTTGGTTTGTGAATACCTGGTGTGTCGATAAAGACGATTTGTTCGGTATCAGTTGTGTAGATACCCATAATTTTATTACGAGTTGTTTGAGCTTTGTCGCTCATGATAGCAATTTTTTGCCCCATCACGTGGTTCAAGAATGTTGATTTACCAACATTTGGGCGACCCAAAATCGCTACGAAACCTGATTTAAACATAAGATATAAAGGACGTCAAACGCCCCTACTCCTTTCAATTTCCTATAAAAATAATGTTAGTGACTTCCAAAAATCAAAGCAATAATTTTTGGCACAAAAATAATCAATCCTGTCACCACAGCATAAGCAGATACTACTAACACAGCTCCTGCTGCCATGTCTTTGGCATTTTTTGCTAGCATTGAAAAGTGATAATCACTAGCAAGGTCTACCACATTTTCAATCGCAGAATTAATCATTTCCAAAGTAATGACTAAAAAGATGGCTAAAAATAAGAATAACCATTCCATCGCCGATAAACGAAAAACAGCTCCTGCTAAAGTCGCTAAAATAGCTGATACCATGTGTTTTCGCATATTTCGTTCTTCCTTGAATGCTGTAATAATCCCAGTTATAGCAAATTCCATACTCGACATCAAGGTGCGATTTTTCCACTTTTTAGGTGAATTATTGTCTCTTAAGTCCATAGGCAGTCAAAATTTCTTCTTGTAAAGTAAACATTTCTTTTTCTTCTTCAGGTGTATAGTGGTCATAACCATTAATGTGTAAGAAACCATGCACCGCTAAGAAGCCCATTTCACGTTCAAAAGAATGACCGTATTCTTCTGCTTGTTCACGCGCTTTATCAACTGAAATAAAGAGTTCACCGATATAAGCATCAAATTCATCTAGCATTTCAGCTAATTCAGGATTTTCAGCCAAATCTTCTTCTGAGAATGACAAATCTGATTCAGGTTTATATTCTAAACTGATGACGTCAGTTGGACGGTCAGTATCACGATATTCCAAATTCAATTCATGACTGCGTTCATTTGTTACAAAAGTCACAGCCATTTCTTTATTTTCTTTACCAGTCTTTTCAGCAGCAAATTGTAATAAATCCAAAGTTTGGTTTTTGATTTCTTCTGAAACTTGACCAGTTTCATCTATCATTTCAACGTACATATAAATCTTCTTTCAAATCTAATTATATCAAGCATATTATACCATATTACAGATAACAGCGCCATTTTAGCCTCTAAGAAAGTTTTTGAGTACAAAAAGAAGTAGCCTGAGGGAAAAGCTACTTCTTAGGGAAAGGAGTTAGAATTGAGATAAGGACAATTATTTTAGCCCATCTTTATTATAGTTTCCAGATTTTACAAGGTTAAATCCGTCACTATAAGGAAATTGGTTGCTTGTTCCAGGTTGATTAAAGATGATTTTTGCATTTACATCAGCATATTCTTCTGGGAGATCGAGGTAGAAATTACCAGCATCATCTTTAGTCATTTGTGTTCCTGGCCATACACCTAGAGGATATTGAACAGGATTTCCATAGTAGAGGTAAGCATTCGCACTATCCCAACCACCAGGGTTATCAAAGGTTACACGAGTTTTTCCTGCTGGCACATCAGGCATCAAGCCAGCTTTTGAGTACAAGCCTTCTGCTTTGAAATCAAAACCTTCATTTTGTGGATATTGTGAGCCTTGATTATTTGTGAAGATAACTTTCACACCTTCTTCAGCATATGAAGCAGGAACTGTGATTGAATAGCGACCTGATGCTTCTTTAGTCATCTTAGTTCCAGGCCATGCGCCAAGAAGTTTATTATCTTTTGCTGAATACATGTAAGCATAAACATCTGACCAATTATCTGGGTTTTGGAAGTAAATGTTAGTCTCAGCACTTGGGTCTTTCATTGTGAAAGTGTATGTCTTCGTTGTTGATTGACCGTCAGCTCCTGTTGCAGCCAATGTTAGAGTAGTTGATTGACCAGCTTCAAGTCCTTCACCAACAGTGACTTTATCACCGTCTTTATAAGCCACCTCTTGACCATTACCAAGTTTGTATGTCGCAGAGTCAGCATTTTTAGCTTTCAATGTTACTTCTGTGGCTTTAGAAATGCTATTGTTGCCTTCTTTGTAACCATCAACTGAAACTTGAGCTGCTTGGCTAGCTTGGTCATCATACAAAACAACGGCTGAGCGTGATGGAACGCTACCTGTAATACGACCATTTGAAACATTAAATTGTCGACCAGAAACCTTGTCAGTGTATGTACCATCAGCCAAATTAGTTTCAGAATTAATTTGTTTGTCGCCGTCAACAAGGTTCACAATAACAGCACCTTTTGTGCCACGTTCAATCATTGCAACTTGTTCATCACCACCAGGATTACGAAGGTATTCTGATTCTCCAACCATGGCATTATGGAATTTATTAACAGCAGTCACTGTCGCGTCTTTGTAAAGATTGCTACCTGCATCACCAATTTGTGATTGACCTGGGAATCGCGTGCCATTACCACCACCGACTGGACGTGAGAAGAACAATGGTGTTCCTTTAGCGCGAGCTGTAATCATAGCCCATCCAAGACGAATATCACTATCATTCATCCAAGTTGATTCTTGGTCATCATTTGCATAATTGTCATGTGATTCTACCCAGGTAACAAGATTTGCTGCATCAACGCCTGAAACTTGATAATTCATCAAATTTCCTGCTGAGATATGACGGTCTTTTAGCGCTGAACGGATTTTTTGACCGTAATTTGAAGCAGTGATACTCATCAACTTACCGTATCCAGCATCATTTGAAACATCATCCTGCAAAATTTCTCCGTACTGGAACTCAGAACCGTTGTTCAAAATAACATTCCAGAAGTTACTGCCGTATTCGCCTGGCAATTCAATGTGTTTTGCGGCATCATAGCGGAAACCGTCCGCACCATCAGCTACTGCTTGTTTCAAATAATTCAACAAATATTGTTGGACATATTCATTTTGAGTATTCCAATCATAAAGTGTAAGAAGTGCATTTTGAGTAACATCGTAGCGATTATGCCAATCAGAAATGAGAGTGTTTCCGTGTGTCCAGTTAGGGATGTTTTTGATTTCTTGACTGATTTGATTGTAATCTGAAGTTGTGTGGTTTAAGACGGCATCCACAATAATTTTAATGCCGTATTGATCAGCCACACGATTCATTTCTTTAAACTCTTCTTCAGTACCTAATTGATAGTTACCGATTTTATAAATAGTTGGTTGGTATTGATAGTACCAATTTTTTAAACTCTTATTTCCGCCTTCGCCAGCTACAACAGTGTTGATTGGGGACGTTTGAACACTTGTGTAACCTGCGTCTTTAATGGCTTGCATATTATCTTTAATGGTATTGAAAGACCAGCACCACGCATGAAGTATCGTACCATCTTTCATTGACACTTGTTCATCTGCATTAACGACTTTGACTTGAACTAAGCCGCCAGCACCAATAGCTGTTAAAATAAGCAATGAACCTAGACTTTTTTTCATCTTCTTTTTCAAATTTACTTTATTCTGAAATGTCATGGATAATCTCCTAAAAAGATAAATTAAAATACGCAACCGTTTTCATTGAACTGTAAAAAAATAAGCTAGAACGACGTGCGAAACCTGCCCAATCAATCACATACTGTTCTGCTAATTCTAAAATAACACTGCTATTATGATTAACGTATAAGCTGTCCTCCTAAACACTTTTTATTTTGCAATCGGTTGCATATCCAATAAAAGTATAACACATTTTTATGAAAACGCAAACAAATAATGACAATTTTTTGATAATTTAATCGAGAATGTGGTAAAAATTTTAAAACTAAAATTATTTTTTGATTTGAAAATGTTGAAAAGTCACCCATTTTCCATTAAATTGTTTTGCGTTCGGGATACGCTCTACTTCCACCATGCCGATTTTACTCAATACTCGCGCCGAAGCTGGATTTTCAACAGCACAATAGCCATTAACTTCTTTTAGCCCTAAACCTTCAAAACAAAAGTCGACAATTTTTTGACTAACTTCAGTCGCAAAACCTTGTCCCCAAAAACTTTTGTTGATGATATAACCAATTTCTGCACTGATACCATCAGACCAATTCATAATATCAATTGTACCGATGAATTCAGATGTTTCTTTTAAAACAATGCCATATCTGCCAAGAGGATTTCTTAAATAAACATCCTCAATCACTCTTTTAGTTTCTTCAATACTTTGGTTAGCTGGAAAGTCCCATCTAGTATTTTCTTTATCAGAGGTGTAAGAAAACATAGCACTTGCATCAGCCATCGTAACGGGCCTTAACAAAAGTCGATTTGTTTCCATTGTTTTATTCTTTTTTAATTCTTCTTCAATCATCTCTTACCTCACTTTATGACCAATTTTCTCACATTTTATCATACAAAAAAAGAGGTTAAAAAATTAACCTCAAATTTTTTCCATGTTTGCATTGATATTGAAAAGCAGAGTCTGAAATTCATGTGCTAGTACTTTAGCTTGTTCACTCATTTTAACGAGCAATTCAGCTTCTTCATCACGTTCGTACGCTTTGTATTCAGCTTTATCTAGAGCTTCTAGTTCTTGACTTAGCTTGTCAGCTTGATTTGTCAATTTGACACTAATTTTATTCAACTCTTCAAGTGAAGTACCATTACACATAACCTTCTCCTCCGAAAAAACTAATTTATAAATTTAACAAAGTGTTTTATACCTAAATCCTAAATTTTTATTACAAATCCCCCGATATATTAGATATTTTAGCATAAAAATTCAAGCTTCAAAGTTATTCGCAAATATGAAAATTTTATTTTTACAAAAAAATCACACACCATCTTGGTGCATGATCATTGGATTATTCTTTTTTATCGCTAGCAGGTTGACCGATAGTTTCATAGCTTGCAAAGCCTGATTCTGTAGCAGTTTCAGCTGTTTTTTCAGTTGAATGGTGACCTTGCTTTCTTTCAGCATCTTTTTCATAAGCATTGATAATTTCAGCAACTACTGGGTGACGAACCACATCACTTGCTGAGAAATGAACAAAATCAATTTGCTTAATGTGTTTCAATTTTTCAGTAGCATCAATAAGACCTGACTTGACTTTCTTAGGTAGGTCAATCTGGCTTGTATCACCATTGATAATCATTTTAGAGTTGAAACCAAGACGTGTCAAGAACATTTTCATTTGCATGATTGTCGTATTTTGTGCTTCATCTAAAATCACAAAAGCATCATCAAGTGTTCGACCACGCATGTAAGCAAGCGGAGCAATTTCAATAATATCTCGCTCCATCAAGCGTGTTGTTTGCTCTTTTCCTAAAATTTGGTAAAGTGCATCGTAAACTGGACGAAGATATGGATCAACTTTTTCTTTTAAGTCACCTGGCAAGAATCCTAGACTTTCACCCGCTTCGACTGCTGGTCGTGTTAAAATGATACGTTTAACTTGACCACGTTTTAAAGCCGTTACTGCCAAAGTAACCGCAAGGAAGGTTTTACCAGTACCAGCTGGTCCAATACCAAAGACCACATCATGTGATTTAACACTGTCCGCATAAACTTTTTGTCCAAGTGTTTTTACACGAATCGGTTTTCCAGAATTATCTTTAATGATCTCTTCTTCATAAAGGGCAACAAATTTGTCAATAGAGCCATTTTGTGCCATAGAAAGAGCCGTTACCACATCAGATGTATTAACTAACATGCCACGAGAAACCAAAACTAACAAAGCTTGAATCGTTACACGAGCTAACTCGACACTTTCTTTATCATCTCCCAAAATCTGTACACGCTCTGTGCGGGCATGAATAATCACACCAAGATTTTCTTCAATTAATTTCAAATGGCGCTCATTTGAGCCAAACAGCGCTAGCACATCATCAGGATGATTTAAAGTAATTTCAACAGAATGCTCTTGCAAATAGAGTCCCTCTTTCTTGTGTTTGATAAGCCTATTATAGCTTATTTAAAGCAAAAAATCACGACTTACCGTGATTTCCTTTATGATTTAAAAAATCCATTATGCTTAGTGAGCAAGATAATCTTCCCAAATTTTATCAAATTCGCTAAGATTAAACGCAAAATCAGCCTCATCTTCTAGATAGCGACTAATCGTTTCAAAATTATCGGTGTGCTTTGGAAATGTTGTATCTTCAAAAACAAGGTCAGCTAAAATCGCTACAGGCTCATGACTTTTTGGGTTACGTTGCGTCATCAACCAAGTGTAAAATGACTTTCTCATTTCCAATTTTCCTCCAAAAATGCATGTCTGATAGCGCTACTTTCAGCGTAGTGTTCAGGATTTTTCTTGTAAAAACCTTGGTGATAATCTTCTGCCACATAAAATGGTTGGACGGGTTCAATAGCTGTGACAATCGGATCTTTGAATCGACCTGATGCTTGCAATGCTGCTTTTGAAGCTTCAGCGATTTCTTTTTGACGGTCATCACTGTAAAAAATAACAGGACGATAATTGTCACCACGATCTTCAAATTGCCCAAAAGCATCGGTTGGATCAGTCTGTGCCCAATAAATCTCTACCAAATCACCATAAGAGATTTTTTCTTCATCAAAAATAATCTCAACCGCTTCAGTATGTCCAGTCTCATGCGCCTTAACTTGCTCATAAGTCGGATTTTCCACATGCCCACCAGTATATCCAGAGCGAACTGACAAAATACCATCTTGTTCTTCAAATGGTTGCACCATACACCAGAAACAACCACCCGCAAAAATCGCACGTTCCATTCTATAACCTCCAAAAATCTAGTGAATCTATTATATCAAAAAAAATATCCAGTGGATATTTTTTCACGAGCCTGAAAATTAAAAAGCGAGTTATATCCTGTGGATACTTTTGAAATGAAAAAGACTACGACTAATTAAAAAACTAAATCGCAATCTTTTTACCATTAATCCTCGTTTTCGATTAATTCTGTACCGAATTGGTCTTGTTTCACTTTACGTGCTTTCATCAAGCCACCAAGTGCTTTTTTAAATTGACCTTTAGAAATACCAAATGTTGCTTTGATATCTGCTGGAGATGATTTATCGTTTAGTGTCATAAAGCCACCATTTGATTGCAAATAAGTTAAAATCATTTGTGAATCATTTTCAAGCATTTCAAATGAACGTGGTTTTAATGACAAGTTAAGGGTGCGGTCAACTTCACGGAATCC from Streptococcus ruminicola encodes the following:
- a CDS encoding GNAT family N-acetyltransferase is translated as MIEEELKKNKTMETNRLLLRPVTMADASAMFSYTSDKENTRWDFPANQSIEETKRVIEDVYLRNPLGRYGIVLKETSEFIGTIDIMNWSDGISAEIGYIINKSFWGQGFATEVSQKIVDFCFEGLGLKEVNGYCAVENPASARVLSKIGMVEVERIPNAKQFNGKWVTFQHFQIKK
- a CDS encoding starch-binding protein, with amino-acid sequence MTFQNKVNLKKKMKKSLGSLLILTAIGAGGLVQVKVVNADEQVSMKDGTILHAWCWSFNTIKDNMQAIKDAGYTSVQTSPINTVVAGEGGNKSLKNWYYQYQPTIYKIGNYQLGTEEEFKEMNRVADQYGIKIIVDAVLNHTTSDYNQISQEIKNIPNWTHGNTLISDWHNRYDVTQNALLTLYDWNTQNEYVQQYLLNYLKQAVADGADGFRYDAAKHIELPGEYGSNFWNVILNNGSEFQYGEILQDDVSNDAGYGKLMSITASNYGQKIRSALKDRHISAGNLMNYQVSGVDAANLVTWVESHDNYANDDQESTWMNDSDIRLGWAMITARAKGTPLFFSRPVGGGNGTRFPGQSQIGDAGSNLYKDATVTAVNKFHNAMVGESEYLRNPGGDEQVAMIERGTKGAVIVNLVDGDKQINSETNLADGTYTDKVSGRQFNVSNGRITGSVPSRSAVVLYDDQASQAAQVSVDGYKEGNNSISKATEVTLKAKNADSATYKLGNGQEVAYKDGDKVTVGEGLEAGQSTTLTLAATGADGQSTTKTYTFTMKDPSAETNIYFQNPDNWSDVYAYMYSAKDNKLLGAWPGTKMTKEASGRYSITVPASYAEEGVKVIFTNNQGSQYPQNEGFDFKAEGLYSKAGLMPDVPAGKTRVTFDNPGGWDSANAYLYYGNPVQYPLGVWPGTQMTKDDAGNFYLDLPEEYADVNAKIIFNQPGTSNQFPYSDGFNLVKSGNYNKDGLK
- a CDS encoding diacylglycerol kinase family protein; the protein is MDLRDNNSPKKWKNRTLMSSMEFAITGIITAFKEERNMRKHMVSAILATLAGAVFRLSAMEWLFLFLAIFLVITLEMINSAIENVVDLASDYHFSMLAKNAKDMAAGAVLVVSAYAVVTGLIIFVPKIIALIFGSH
- the mutM gene encoding DNA-formamidopyrimidine glycosylase — encoded protein: MPELPEVETVRRGLERLIVGRKIVSVDVRVPKMVKTDLSAFESDLLGQTIQSIGRRGKYLLLNLDEQVIISHLRMEGKYLLFEHQVPEDKHFHIFFGLDDGSTLVYKDVRKFGTMELIAKSQVVAYFQKRKLGPEPTKEDFDVAEFARKLSVSKKLIKPYLLDQTLVAGLGNIYVDEVLWAAKIHPERQANSLQKAEINLLHDEIIRILQLGIKKGGSTIRTYQNALGENGTMQEYLQVYGKTDEPCPRCATPIEKIKVGGRGTHFCPACQKR
- a CDS encoding YozE family protein, which translates into the protein MRKSFYTWLMTQRNPKSHEPVAILADLVFEDTTFPKHTDNFETISRYLEDEADFAFNLSEFDKIWEDYLAH
- a CDS encoding multidrug efflux MFS transporter; its protein translation is MAWLGNFFTGASFSLVMPFMALYVEELGAPKNKVEWYAGLAVSLSALASALIAPVWGRLADRYGRKPMMVRASLVMTFTMGGLAFVPNVFWLLALRLLNGLFSGYIPNSTALIASQAPKNRSGYALGTLATGMIGGSLIGPLLGGVLAEWLGIRQVFLLVGFILLICNLLTVFLIKEDFKPVAKANAMSTRELFSSIKDKQILIGLFVTSMIIQISAQSIAPILTLYIRNLGQTENLMFVSGLIVSALGFSSMLSSSTLGKIGDKIGNHRLLLIALFYSFSMYVLCALARNSLELGIVRFMYGFGTGALMPSVNSLLTKITPREGISRIFSYNQMFMNIGQVVGPFVGSAIATGMGYRSVFYVTSLIVFVNFVWSLINFRKYLKVKEIA
- the msrA gene encoding peptide-methionine (S)-S-oxide reductase MsrA; translation: MERAIFAGGCFWCMVQPFEEQDGILSVRSGYTGGHVENPTYEQVKAHETGHTEAVEIIFDEEKISYGDLVEIYWAQTDPTDAFGQFEDRGDNYRPVIFYSDDRQKEIAEASKAALQASGRFKDPIVTAIEPVQPFYVAEDYHQGFYKKNPEHYAESSAIRHAFLEENWK
- a CDS encoding PhoH family protein; protein product: MQEHSVEITLNHPDDVLALFGSNERHLKLIEENLGVIIHARTERVQILGDDKESVELARVTIQALLVLVSRGMLVNTSDVVTALSMAQNGSIDKFVALYEEEIIKDNSGKPIRVKTLGQKVYADSVKSHDVVFGIGPAGTGKTFLAVTLAVTALKRGQVKRIILTRPAVEAGESLGFLPGDLKEKVDPYLRPVYDALYQILGKEQTTRLMERDIIEIAPLAYMRGRTLDDAFVILDEAQNTTIMQMKMFLTRLGFNSKMIINGDTSQIDLPKKVKSGLIDATEKLKHIKQIDFVHFSASDVVRHPVVAEIINAYEKDAERKQGHHSTEKTAETATESGFASYETIGQPASDKKE
- the era gene encoding GTPase Era — translated: MFKSGFVAILGRPNVGKSTFLNHVMGQKIAIMSDKAQTTRNKIMGIYTTDTEQIVFIDTPGIHKPKTALGDFMVESAYSTLREVETVLFMVPADEKRGKGDDMIIERLKAAKIPVILVINKIDKVHPDQLLEQIDDFRSQMDFKEIVPISALQGNNVETLLNILKDNLEEGFQYFPEDQITDHPERFLVSEMIREKILKLTEQEVPHSVAVIVDSMKRDPETDKVHIRATIMVERDSQKGIIIGKKGAMLKKIGKMARRDIEIMLGDKVYLETWVKVKKNWRDKKLDLADFGYNEKEY
- the rpmG gene encoding 50S ribosomal protein L33, giving the protein MRVKINLKCSSCGSKNYLTSKNKATHPDKIQVPKYCPKERKVTLHIES
- the coaE gene encoding dephospho-CoA kinase (Dephospho-CoA kinase (CoaE) performs the final step in coenzyme A biosynthesis.), with translation MTKIIGITGGIASGKSTVVAEIRKHGYQVIDADQVVHELQAKGGKLYQALCNWLGSEILQENGELDRKKLGQLIFSSKDMLEKSSRLQNGIIREELARRRDELAKTQDVFFMDIPLLIEHDYMEWFDDIWLVHLDEKTQLERLVMRNHFSKEEAKKRMASQMSTEAKKPYADKLLDNSGDLTELKAQINQLLQEL
- the ybeY gene encoding rRNA maturation RNase YbeY; the protein is MYVEMIDETGQVSEEIKNQTLDLLQFAAEKTGKENKEMAVTFVTNERSHELNLEYRDTDRPTDVISLEYKPESDLSFSEEDLAENPELAEMLDEFDAYIGELFISVDKAREQAEEYGHSFEREMGFLAVHGFLHINGYDHYTPEEEKEMFTLQEEILTAYGLKRQ